GGTAGATGAAATGCTCTGCTTTTCAATCTATTCGGCAGGCCATGCCTTTAACCAGCTTTACCGCCCGCTACTCGACGAATTGGATCTCACCTATCCGCAGTTCCTGGTGATGACCGCATTATGGGCGCATAACGACCGCACGGTGAAGGATCTGGGCGAGACCCTGTTTCTCGACTCGAGCACCCTCACCCCGCTGTTGAAGCGGCTGGAGAAATCAGGCCTCGTCACCCGCAACCGAAATCCCGCCGATGAGCGCCAGGTCCTCCTGCGCCTGACGAAGGAGGGGCACGCCTTGAAGAGCCGTACCGCCCCAGTGTTCGACTGCATCGGAAAAGCCGTCGGTCTCGACGCCGCGACCGTCAACACGATTCGGGAAACGATCGCTTCCATCCGCGACAACATTCACAAGAAGAAAGAGGAAGAGACCTGACGCGGCGCGTCATCGCTGCGCCCGACCGATTTCCGTCGACAAGCCGATGGCATATTGTACGATCAGTCTGCCGGCGCCCTGCCGCCGGACACGCGCGTCGACCGCGGCCGGCCCGGAAGATGCAGGCGCTCGAAATCTTGTCTAGCCTCACGCAGGCGTGAATACCCAGCCATTGCCGTTCCGCCGCGCTGAGGTACGTCAATCGTGTTTTCGATGAAGGAGGAATTTCAATGGAATATCGTCTGCTCGGCCGTTCAGGCCTCAAAATTTCGACTTTGACCATGGGCACGATGACCTTCGGCGGCGTCGGCTGGGCAAAGACCGTGGGCGATCTCGGCGTCGCCGAGGCAAGGAAGATGATCGATATCTGCATCGATGCCGGCATCAACCTTATCGACACCGCCAATGCCTATTCCAACGGCGAATGCGAAAACATCATCGGCGACGTGCTCTCCGGCAAGCGGCCGCAAGGCGTGCTGCTTGCCACCAAGGCCCGTTTCGGCATGGGTGACGGCCCGAACGACCAGGGACTGTCGCGCTACCATTTGATCCGGGAATGCGAAGCGAGCCTCAAACGCCTGAAGACCGATGTCATCGACCTGTACCAGGTGCATGAATGGGACGGTCAGACGCCGCTCGAAGAGACGATGGAAGCCCTTGACACGCTGATCAAGCAGGGCAAGGTGCGTTACGTCGGCTGCTCGAACTATTCCGGCTGGCACATCATGAAGGCGCTTGGCATCGCCAACGAGCACCGCTACCAGCGCTTCGTCAGCCAGCAGATCCACTATACGCTGGAAGCGCGCGACGCCGAATACGAGCTGCTGCCGATTTCGATCGACCAGGGCCTCGGCGTGCTGGTCTGGAGCCCGCTTGCCGGCGGCCTGCTCTCCGGCAAACACCGCCGCAACCAGGCCGCTCCCGAAGGCACGCGGCAGTTCGCCGGCTGGACCGAACCGCCGATCCGTGACGAGAACCGCCTGTGGAACATCGTTGAGACGCTGGTCGGGATCGGGCAGGAGCGCGGCGTCTCGGCCGCACAAGTGGCGCTCGCCTGGCTGATCGGCCGCAAGGCGGTAACCTCGGTCATCATCGGCGGCCGCACAGAAGCCCAGTTCCGCGACAATATCGCTGCCGCCGAGCTGAAGCTGATGGATGAGGAGCGCAAGCGCCTCGACGCCGTCAGCCTGCCGCCGGTGATCTATCCTTATTGGCACCAGCTGAACACGGTGAGCGACAGGCTTGGTGAAGCCGATCTCGAACTGTTCGGCCCGCATCTTCAGCAATAGGCGATGACGAACCAGGCATTGCACGGCGAAAGACAGGCGTCATAAAAGATGCACTTTCGCCGTGTTAGCGTAAGAGCCCGCTACTCCTGCGAGGTTCGCCATGCTGAAGAATTACAAGGTCCTGAAGGGTACGGCGAGCGCACTCGCCCTTGACGACGACAACGATCCGCACATCGAGATCCGCATCGAGGCGAACGGTATCAGCTACCGCATCGCGCTCAACGTCCGCTCGAAGGAATCGCCGCACGACCTGCTCTACGCCAACATCGTCGATTTCAAGCACCCGGCGCTGACGGAAGCGCTCGAAGAGCTGCCGATGGGCCTGACCGACATCCGCAAGGACCGTCCGGAGCTGGCGATCGATTATGTCCGCGGTGGGCTGATCGAACGCGAAGACATGAACGTCGCGCCCTTCCAGCTATCCGGTCCGAAGAACGACCTGCGTGATTTCATCGAGCCGATCGTCCAGGAACGCATTGCCGATTCCGACGTGCATTTCTACGCTTTCGGCGAGGCCTGGGGGCCGGAGAACAACAAGCCGGACCAATATTTCCATTTCGAGCCGGGCAACGGCATCCACGACATCCACATGAACCAGGGTGACGGCGGCAGCTTCAAGGCCACCAACGGGCCGAACCAGGATGGCGCGCTGCTCGTCCATTTCAACGATACCGACGAATGGGCGGCGATCTTCCTCTGCTTCCAGTCGCAGAACTGGAACACCGATGCGGCGACCGGCCATCCCGTCTCCGACGGCCGCGGCGGCCAGGGCCGCGGCGAAGGCACCCGCCGACCGCAGCCGATCGTCGCCTCGTCGCTGCGCATCATCGCCGCGCTGATCAACCCGGTCAACGGCGCAGGCGGCACGGAAGCCGAAACTGTGACGATCATCAACCGCTCCGACATGTCGGCATCGCTCGACGGCTGGAAGCTGGAGGACGAAAACGGCAGGACCCAGACGCTGTCGGGAACGCTTGAGGCCGGCGAACTGCGCACCATAGCGCTCGATGCCAGGAGCGGCGGTCCCCAGCTTGCCAACAAAGGCGGCGACATCATCCTGCGCAATGCCGACGGCGCCGTGGCCGACCGTGTCGGCTACGGCAAGAGCGAAACGGCGAACGAAGGCTGGACGACTATATTTTGATTGGTGTTCTGGCTGGCTGCCTGAGAAGCGTTCGCGATGGAGGGAAAGATAAACCGCCTACCCTTCCCTCTGCGAGGAGAGCGCGTGCCGTGTAGCCCCCTCATCTGCCTGCCGGCATCTTCTCCCCGCTGGGGAGAAGGGACTCGTGGCAACGCCTCCCCCTGCCTACAACAATCACCCGCCGATCTCGGCCGAGATCAGCGCACCCAGGCGGCCGATGCCGTCCTCGATCATCTGCTCGTTGGCGCAGGAGAAGCTGACGCGGAAAGTATTGGCGCCGGAACCGTCGGCGAAGAAGGCCTTGCCGGGCACGAAGGCGACCTTTGCGGTTTCGAGCGATTTCGCCAATAGCTTGGCCCCGTCCATGCCTTCCGGCAGCGTGATCCAGATGAACATGCCGCCTTCCGGCTTCGTCCAGCTCGTGCCTTCGGGCATATAATTTTCGAGCGCTGCCAGCATGCAGTCGCGGCGCTTCATGTAGGCGGCCTTGATCTTGGCGACCTGCGCCTCAAAGCCCCGCTCGGCGACATCTGATATCGCCATCTGGTTGATCGTCGAGGAATGCAGGTCGGCGGCCTGCTTTATCAGCACCAGCTTGCGGATGACGGGGGCATTGGCGACGATGAAGCCGACACGAAGGCCGGGCGCCAGCGTCTTCGAGAAGCTGCCGCAGTAGATCGTGCGTGTAACGTTGATGTGGCCCTTTTCGGCGATTTCCAGCGCCAGGATCGGCGGGATCGGGTCGCCGTCGTAACGCAGCGACTGATAGGCAGCGTCTTCGATGACGGCGATGTCGAGCTCTTCGGCGAGCGCCAGCACCTTCCGGCGGCCATCGAGATCGACCGTTTCGCCGGTCGGATTGGAGAAGTCGGCGGAGAGATAGGCGAATTTCACCTTGCCGCCAGCTGCGGCTGCGGCCGCACGGTAGGAGTCCGGCGTCCGGTTGCCGTTCGGCGTCAGCTGGTCGTAGGCTGGCTCATAGGCGTTGAAGGCCTGCAGCGCGCCGAGATAGGTCGGCCAAGTCACCAGCGCGGTATCGTTCGGCGAGAGAAACAGCTTGCCGAGATAATCGAGGCCCTGCTGCGAGCCGGAGACGATGAAGACATTGTCGAGTTCGCAAGGGATGCCGAGATCGGCCATCTGCCCAACCAGCCATTCGCGCAGCGGCTTATAACCTTCGCTGACCGAATATTGCAGCGCCGAATTGACGGCAGGGCCATCGAAGATGTCGGCATAGGCCTGCTTGAATTCCTGATCGGGAAACAGCGCCGGATCCGGAATGCCGCCGGCAAAGGAAATGATATCGGGCCGGTCGAGAAGCTTCAGAAGCTCGCGGATCTCGGATGCGCGCATGCGCGACGAGCGCGACGCAAACATGGTGTCCCAGTTCAGCATGGGGTTTCCTCGTATTTTCTATTCCGGCAGGAGACCATGCCGGGAAATTTATGTCAACAATACTGACCTATTTTCTTGTCATGGTGACATGTTGGAATCTTATATTCAAAAGCCTTTGGATGGTCGGGATTCCACTTGATATAACCGCCATCCGACATTGAGGGCGCCCGGTTGCGAATTTGCTGCTCGACGTCAGCCACATCAAGCGATTATTCCTCTGATCAAAGTCGAAACCGGCTGATTCAGACCCTTCCAAGACCAGCTCGGCGGCGGTAGTGTCGCCGCCACTATTCAATTTACTATCAAGGTGCCAGAAATGACCGTGACGTCTGCCTCTCCTGAAATCAAAATCGAACTCCACAAGTCTCCCGTCCCGGACGCCGATCGCATTCAGGCACTCGAGACGCCCGGCTTCGGCAAGCTCTTCACGGATCATATGGTCTTGGCACGATGGACGGCCGAGAAGGGCTGGCACGATGCAAAGGTTACGCCCAGGCGACCCCTGGAGCTCGATCCTGCGAGCGCCGTGCTGCATTATGCTCAGGAAATCTTCGAGGGCATGAAAGCCTACAAGGCGGACGATGGCCGGATTCTGCTCTTTCGGCCTGAAGAGAACGCACGCCGCTTCGCGCAGTCGGCGACCCGCATGGCGATGCCTCCCGTGCCCGAAGACCTCTTCCTGAAGGCGGTCGAAGAACTGGTCCGTGTCGACAAGGCCTGGATTCCCACAGGCGACGCCAGCCTGTACCTTCGCCCCTTCATGTTCGCCAACGAGGCGTTTCTCGGCGTTCGTCCGGCTCAGGAATATGTCTTCTGCATCATCGCCTCTCCGGTCGGCGCCTACTTCAAGGGCGGCGCAAAGGCGGTTTCCCTTTGGGTCGAGACCGAATACACCCGTGCAGCCGCCGGCGGCACGGGTGCAGCAAAATGCGGCGGAAACTACGCAGCCAGCCTCGTGGCGCAAGCCGAGGCGACCAAAAAGGGTTGCGATCAGGTGGTCTTCCTGGACGCCGCAGAGCATCGTTGGGTCGAAGAACTCGGCGGCATGAACGTCTTCTTCGTGATGAACGATGGATCAGTGGTGACCCCGCCCCTTGGCGGCACGATCCTGCCGGGCATCACCCGGGCTTCCGTGATCGTGCTCGCCGAAGAAAGGGGCTTGCGCGTCGAGCAGCGCCCCTACTCGTTCGCGGAATGGCAAGACGACGCTGCCAGTGGCAGGCTCGTCGAAGCGTTCGCTTGCGGCACTGCCGCAGTTCTGGCGGGCATCGGCCTGGTTCGACATGCCGGCGGTGAGTTTCTGGTCGGAGACGGACAGACCGGCAAGTTGACCAGTGAATTGCGTCAACAGCTCGTCAGTCTGCAGAAGGGCGTAACGAACGATGAGCACGGCTGGACGCGCCTCATCCCGACCTGAACGTCGGACGTTCCAGGCGAACGGCGGCGTCAACACCGACAGGGGGCGCCGCATGGTGGCCCCCTCGGCACAACGCTGGCCCACCGTGCCGCCGAGATATCGGCAGCCCTCAAACTTGCGACCGCTGATGCGATCTTTACGCGACGGCCGAGCGCCATGAGGCGGATATCCTGACCGGCGACGCCCATGTCAAAGTTTTGGAACGGGTCGTCCACATCGATAAAAAAGACTGACCTTGATGTGACCCAAGTGCTCGACGGCGGAGCACAACGCTTCTATCACAAAGTGGGGAATGGGAAGCTGGCATCAGGGACGCTGAAACCGGCATCTACGGACGGCACCGAATTCGATGGCGAAAATGACGATCATGCTTCCGGACAACCTGGCGGACTACGTCGCACGCCGTGTTGCAAGCGGCAGGTACAGCAGTGCCGGTGCATATCTGGCGGAACTCGTCCTGAAGGATCAGAACCACCGCAAGCTTGATGACGAGGAACTGCGTGATATCCTGAGACAGGCTGAGGAGAGCGGCATCAGCGACCGGCGCATTGCCGACATCCTGCTGGAAACGAAGGCGAAGCTGCGTGACATCAACCTATAGGCTGACCCGAACCGCAGACGCCGTGCTGTCAGGCATCGACGAATATGCCAGCCTGCATTTCGGCGAGGCGCAGGCGGATGCCTATCTTCTCGATTGGGACAGGATTTTCGTGCTTCTTTCGCGCGTGCCTTCCATGGGAGATGCGTGCGACGAACTCGGCTCCGGCCTTCGCCGCCTCCTCCACATGCGCCACGTCGCCTTCTACCGCGAAGTTCCGGACGGCATCCTCGTCGTCGACATCATCGGCGCCGACCGGCTTCCCGAAAGACACCTTCAATCCAGACGACGCTCCCCAACGGCAGACCCACATGCCTCGTAACAGTACCTCCGCCTTTTACGAGGAAAACGCCGAGACATACGCCAACCGGGCGCGCAGCCTGCCGAAGCAGCAGCTCGATGCCTTCCTCACGCGTCTCGCACCGGGTGGCGCAATCCTCGAACTCGGCTGCGGTGGCGGCCAGGACAGCGCCTATATGCTGTCGCAGGGTTTCGACGTGACGCCGACGGATGGCTCGGCCGAGCTTGCGAGGCAGGCAGAAGTTCTGATCGGCAGGCCGGTGAAGGTCATGCTGTTCCAGGAGCTCGACGCCGACAGCGCCTTCGACGGCGTCTGGGCGCATGCGAGCCTTCTCCATGTCTCAAGGGCTGAACTGCCCGATGTCTTCGCCCGCATCCGCCGCGCGCTCAAAACCGGCGGCCTTCTTCACGCAAGTTTCAAGGCGGGAAAAGTGGAAGGCCATGACGGCTTCGGGCGCTACTACAACTACCCCTCACGCGAATGGCTGTCGGAGCTTCTGACGAAGGACGGCTGGCGCAACCTCGCCATCGAGGAAAGCGACGGCGGCGGCTATGACGGCAAGCCGACCCGCTGGCTGACGATCAGCGCGGAGCGGTAGAGACCGGAGCTTTCGCCCGGCCCTCGTTTCCGGCAGTCTGGAAATTGCCTGAGGCGCGTTGACAACATCAATTTTTGATCAAAACTGCTTCATAACCGTCAACCGGAAAGCCTATAGTTGTGCAAATACCAGAGAACCTCCAAGTGGCAGTCGACATGCTCTTCAAGGAGAATGTAACGTGGCCCGAACTCATCAAACAAATAAGGATTATGTCGGAGGCGGACATTTTCGCCGCTCAAAAGATTGCGCTTTCACATCAAGGTTGGCGGCGGCGGTGCAACTATTGGATCAACCATGATCGTGACTGCAAGAAGCAAGCGGTGGGGCATATCAATACCATGGACCGAATTCGCTTATTGCGATAGTCGGCGAAAAACTCGTCGTTGCAAGCCCATCGACTGCATAGTTGATTTATCCATTCGAAACCTTTCTACCAGATTGCTGAGAGACAGAAATGAGCGAAGGTATAGAGACCGTTACACTATGGCGACCAGTTGGGCCTGAGGAACTCGCGCTCATTCATGAGCTTGACATGCGCGGGTTTCCCCCTCGCTTGCCCGACCAACCGATTTTTTATCCCGTGCTTTCCGAAGACTATGCAGTGAGGATAGCTCGGGACTGGAATGTACCGAGGAGCGGATCAGGTTTTGTGACCAGGTTTGAAGTCAAAAAAGATTATCTCGATGGCCATTCAGTTCAGGAAGCGGGCGGTCGGGCGCACCTCGAATATTGGATACCCGCAGAGGAAATGGACCAGTTTAATGCGGCCATAGTCGGAATTATCGACGTAACAAAAACCTTCCCGTGATCTTGCCGCGCTCGATTCACAAGATGACACGTTGAGATGGCACCGTCAGATCCGAGATTATCACTCCAGCGGTTCAACGCGAGAAGGCAAACGCCGCAACTCTCCGATTTCGTCGAGCAGGCAATCGACAATCCAATGCCGCTGCGGCGGCATCGCATCAATCAGCCCGATAAATGCATTTTCAATGATATCGCTCTTGATCCATTCGAGGACAAGATGACGATCTGCCGATGCGACGTCCTGCCAGAACCCAGTGCCCCTGTAGAGGCTTTTGAGATCAGCGCCGGCGAGTTGCAGAAAAGCGTTCGGCGTCGGCTGCTTCACCCACAGATCAAGGCATGCCTGGTACTGAAGATCGAGCAGCGCCATCGCGACTATCCAGTCCCAAGCCGATGCATCAAAATCGGGATCCTGCAACCTTTTATAGGCCCAGGCTGAGTAGAAGAAATTCGCGATTGCCGTCCGCTCCGCTATCGGCCATTGCTGCCAGTCGCACAATAGAAGTTTGGAAGCGATGATGGGCGGCTCGAAACCGAATGCGGACGCGCCGAGGACAGCGCAGTGGAGAATACGCGGCAGGAAGTGCCTGAAGTCGTCGACCGAGCCGATCGTCGTTATCGCACCTGCCGCATATGGGCCTAGCACCGCCGCATCGATCTCCCGCAAAGGCGTCGATTTTAGTCCAGTGAGGATTTTCTCGGCATCGCGGAGCGGTGAGGCGTCCAGCGAAGATGGGAACGGATATTCGAAGAATGTGGGATAGAGGGTCCTGAGGCTATCTTCCAGATCCCGTTTTGCCGTCAGCACGATCGCTTCAAACACGTTACGTCCCACATACCCGCTTCGACGACGCACTAATAGCAAAGGAGGCCGGAGCTTTCACTCCGGCCTCCCATTTTATTTCATTGGAACCGCTTAGTTCACGCTCTTGTCGACCAGCTTGTTCTTGCCGATCCAGGGCATCATGCCGCGCAGCTTGGCGCCGACTTCCTCGATCTGGTGGCTGTCGTTGTTGCGGCGGATGCCCTTGAAGCGGGCTGCACCCGACCGGTATTCCTGCATCCACTCGGAGGTGAACTTGCCGGTCTGGATGTCCTTGAGGACGCGCTTCATCTCGGCCTTGGTCTCGGCGGTGATGATGCGCGGACCGGAGACGTATTCGCCCCACTCGGCCGTGTTGGAGATCGAGTAGTTCATGTTGGCGATGCCGCCTTCATAGATCAGGTCGACGATCAGCTTCACTTCGTGCAGGCACTCGAAATAGGCCATCTCGGGCGCATAACCGGCTTCGGTCAGCGTTTCGAAACCGGCGCGGATAAGCTCGACGAGACCGCCGCAGAGAACGACCTGTTCGCCGAAGAGGTCGGTTTCGCACTCTTCGCGGAAGTTGGTTTCGATGATGCCCGAACGGCCGCCGCCGACGCCGCAGGCGTAGGAGAGAGCGAGTTCAAGCGCATTGCCGGACGCGTTCTGATGAACGGCCACGAGGCAGGGAACGCCGCCGCCCTTCTGGTATTCGCCGCGAACCGTGTGGCCCGGGCCCTTCGGTGCGATCATCACGACGTCGACCGAAGCCTTCGGCTCGATCAGGCCGAAGTGAACGTTGAGGCCGTGAGCGAAAGCGATGGCAGCGCCGTCGCGGATGTTCGGAGCGATGTCGGCTTTGTAGATATCGGCCTGCAGTTCGTCCGGGGTCGCCATCATCATCAGGTCGGCCCAGCCGGCAGCTTCGGCAACCGTCATGACCTTGAAGCCATCGGCTTCGGCCTTCTTGACGGTTGGCGAACCGGCCTTCAGCGCGATGACCAGGTTCTGGGCACCGCTGTCCTTGAGGTTCAGCGCATGAGCACGGCCCTGCGAGCCGTAGCCGATGACGGCGACCTTCTTGGCCTTGATGAGGTTGAGATCGGCATCACGATCGTAATAGACGCGCATTTGAAGTTCCTTCCCTTGTGCTTGTCTTGTTGACTGTCATTAAAGCGAGATCAGCCGAAAGCCGGCATCTCCGCCAGAACCTTGTCCGTGCCATAGAGCCGGAGGAAGGCGGTGACCGCCCTCTCCGCCTGGCGTGCGGTATCCTTGAGGCCCGGTTCGCCGAGCAGCATGCGCACATGCAGATCGGAAACAACAAGGCCGTAAAGCGTGTGATAGGCTTCGTCGGCATCGGAAAACCGCAGGAGCCCTGCCCTTTTTCCGGCATCGATCAGCGCCATGGCGCGGCGGTCGATCTGCCGGCGGCCGCGTTCGAGCAGCAGCTTGCCGAGCTTGGAGCCGTCGCGGTTGGACTGACCGATCGCCAGCCGGTTCAGC
This Rhizobium acidisoli DNA region includes the following protein-coding sequences:
- a CDS encoding MarR family winged helix-turn-helix transcriptional regulator, which translates into the protein MKNATPDDLTDVPKVDEMLCFSIYSAGHAFNQLYRPLLDELDLTYPQFLVMTALWAHNDRTVKDLGETLFLDSSTLTPLLKRLEKSGLVTRNRNPADERQVLLRLTKEGHALKSRTAPVFDCIGKAVGLDAATVNTIRETIASIRDNIHKKKEEET
- a CDS encoding aldo/keto reductase; its protein translation is MEYRLLGRSGLKISTLTMGTMTFGGVGWAKTVGDLGVAEARKMIDICIDAGINLIDTANAYSNGECENIIGDVLSGKRPQGVLLATKARFGMGDGPNDQGLSRYHLIRECEASLKRLKTDVIDLYQVHEWDGQTPLEETMEALDTLIKQGKVRYVGCSNYSGWHIMKALGIANEHRYQRFVSQQIHYTLEARDAEYELLPISIDQGLGVLVWSPLAGGLLSGKHRRNQAAPEGTRQFAGWTEPPIRDENRLWNIVETLVGIGQERGVSAAQVALAWLIGRKAVTSVIIGGRTEAQFRDNIAAAELKLMDEERKRLDAVSLPPVIYPYWHQLNTVSDRLGEADLELFGPHLQQ
- a CDS encoding DUF2278 family protein, coding for MLKNYKVLKGTASALALDDDNDPHIEIRIEANGISYRIALNVRSKESPHDLLYANIVDFKHPALTEALEELPMGLTDIRKDRPELAIDYVRGGLIEREDMNVAPFQLSGPKNDLRDFIEPIVQERIADSDVHFYAFGEAWGPENNKPDQYFHFEPGNGIHDIHMNQGDGGSFKATNGPNQDGALLVHFNDTDEWAAIFLCFQSQNWNTDAATGHPVSDGRGGQGRGEGTRRPQPIVASSLRIIAALINPVNGAGGTEAETVTIINRSDMSASLDGWKLEDENGRTQTLSGTLEAGELRTIALDARSGGPQLANKGGDIILRNADGAVADRVGYGKSETANEGWTTIF
- a CDS encoding PLP-dependent aminotransferase family protein → MLNWDTMFASRSSRMRASEIRELLKLLDRPDIISFAGGIPDPALFPDQEFKQAYADIFDGPAVNSALQYSVSEGYKPLREWLVGQMADLGIPCELDNVFIVSGSQQGLDYLGKLFLSPNDTALVTWPTYLGALQAFNAYEPAYDQLTPNGNRTPDSYRAAAAAAGGKVKFAYLSADFSNPTGETVDLDGRRKVLALAEELDIAVIEDAAYQSLRYDGDPIPPILALEIAEKGHINVTRTIYCGSFSKTLAPGLRVGFIVANAPVIRKLVLIKQAADLHSSTINQMAISDVAERGFEAQVAKIKAAYMKRRDCMLAALENYMPEGTSWTKPEGGMFIWITLPEGMDGAKLLAKSLETAKVAFVPGKAFFADGSGANTFRVSFSCANEQMIEDGIGRLGALISAEIGG
- a CDS encoding branched-chain amino acid aminotransferase, with translation MTVTSASPEIKIELHKSPVPDADRIQALETPGFGKLFTDHMVLARWTAEKGWHDAKVTPRRPLELDPASAVLHYAQEIFEGMKAYKADDGRILLFRPEENARRFAQSATRMAMPPVPEDLFLKAVEELVRVDKAWIPTGDASLYLRPFMFANEAFLGVRPAQEYVFCIIASPVGAYFKGGAKAVSLWVETEYTRAAAGGTGAAKCGGNYAASLVAQAEATKKGCDQVVFLDAAEHRWVEELGGMNVFFVMNDGSVVTPPLGGTILPGITRASVIVLAEERGLRVEQRPYSFAEWQDDAASGRLVEAFACGTAAVLAGIGLVRHAGGEFLVGDGQTGKLTSELRQQLVSLQKGVTNDEHGWTRLIPT
- a CDS encoding ribbon-helix-helix domain-containing protein, whose product is MAKMTIMLPDNLADYVARRVASGRYSSAGAYLAELVLKDQNHRKLDDEELRDILRQAEESGISDRRIADILLETKAKLRDINL
- a CDS encoding type II toxin-antitoxin system RelE/ParE family toxin, with amino-acid sequence MTSTYRLTRTADAVLSGIDEYASLHFGEAQADAYLLDWDRIFVLLSRVPSMGDACDELGSGLRRLLHMRHVAFYREVPDGILVVDIIGADRLPERHLQSRRRSPTADPHAS
- a CDS encoding class I SAM-dependent methyltransferase, translating into MPRNSTSAFYEENAETYANRARSLPKQQLDAFLTRLAPGGAILELGCGGGQDSAYMLSQGFDVTPTDGSAELARQAEVLIGRPVKVMLFQELDADSAFDGVWAHASLLHVSRAELPDVFARIRRALKTGGLLHASFKAGKVEGHDGFGRYYNYPSREWLSELLTKDGWRNLAIEESDGGGYDGKPTRWLTISAER
- the ilvC gene encoding ketol-acid reductoisomerase, whose translation is MRVYYDRDADLNLIKAKKVAVIGYGSQGRAHALNLKDSGAQNLVIALKAGSPTVKKAEADGFKVMTVAEAAGWADLMMMATPDELQADIYKADIAPNIRDGAAIAFAHGLNVHFGLIEPKASVDVVMIAPKGPGHTVRGEYQKGGGVPCLVAVHQNASGNALELALSYACGVGGGRSGIIETNFREECETDLFGEQVVLCGGLVELIRAGFETLTEAGYAPEMAYFECLHEVKLIVDLIYEGGIANMNYSISNTAEWGEYVSGPRIITAETKAEMKRVLKDIQTGKFTSEWMQEYRSGAARFKGIRRNNDSHQIEEVGAKLRGMMPWIGKNKLVDKSVN